In Plasmodium knowlesi strain H genome assembly, chromosome: 7, one DNA window encodes the following:
- a CDS encoding cyclin-dependent kinases regulatory subunit, putative — protein MTRSGGTPLNRPSREKSNEKNGVKRKSKGKRRSSGVRSSISSGINSRVNTNPSGKSNGNPSGNQSGKPKDNQSSIDDHSATKVGTDNPSSSSPKCAGNGSGNDDYYAILEELGKSETPKFRSVKDSMDENLNLEFLRSSSENYTYKITSRGPVCYSALYRDDKYVYRHIILSDNVRQYAESKVRKTNAFLTEHCIVNELQIDIGKGWKHFMIYDGKIRELILRKVLTAEDKLRMAVQAQKYN, from the exons ATGACTAGATCAGGCGGGACGCCTCTAAATCGGCCAAGCAGAGAAAAGAGCAACGAGAAGAACGGTGTGAAGCGTAAGAGCAAGGGCAAGCGCAGGAGCAGCGGTGTGAGAAGCAGTATAAGTAGCGGCATAAACAGCCGCGTTAACACTAACCCTAGCGGCAAATCTAACGGCAATCCGAGCGGCAACCAGAGCGGCAAACCTAAGGACAACCAAAGTTCCATCGATGACCACAGCGCCACCAAGGTGGGAACAGACAACCCCTCGAGCAGCAGCCCCAAGTGCGCCGGGAACGGTAGCGGAAATGATGACTACTATGCCATATTGGAAGAATTAGGAAAATCTGAAACGCCCAAATTTAGATCCGTCAAGGATAGCATGGATGAAAATCTCAACCTTGAATTTTTGAGATCCTCCAGTGAAAATTACACTTACAAGATTACATCCAGAG GCCCCGTGTGCTACTCGGCCCTCTACCGTGACGACAAATACGTCTACCGCCACATAATCCTGAGCGACAACGTGAGACAGTATGCAGAGAGCAAAGTGCGAAAAACAAATGCCTTCTTAACCGAGCACTGCATTGTGAATGAATTACAAATAGATATAGGAAAGGGGTGGAAGCATTTCATGATTTACGATGGTAAGATTCGGGAGCTGATTTTGCGAAAGGTTCTGACCGCTGAGGACAAGTTACGAATGGCCGTCCAGGCACAGAAGTATAACTAA
- a CDS encoding lipoate-protein ligase 2, putative encodes MSRLSRICGFSGVSAVNAISELFRPQAPHGGRRKVLYFLNLGKFHVYEQLLLEECLYRMSSLLSQGQNNVGFVLINDTYSSAKEQQGKDGLTSSENKCVVFGISGKVSNFIKDVNYIGKNNIALIRRYTGGGTVYINNNCLMFSLILPLHFAEERQLYPCNVTEWVFNSFYHPVFNSPSGEEEKEEEEKKKKKKKNSNKFYHHENDYVHHSYDHVKDEIIMRKVGGNAQAFSKNYFVHHTSFLWSCDYDEMERVIVNPSKQPQYRNKRNHRDFLTSMEECLPGRGNTPMGLIGKFVSNIRRLINQRNDKNNYSLWQFNEIHLGIHGNSPIAEGAQIFDQVHTVDVDIWKKLFRSFSSSEETKNLRSTRLLDPLGKVISDDAFCEPSFILR; translated from the coding sequence ATGAGTCGCCTCTCCCGCATCTGCGGTTTTAGCGGGGTTAGCGCGGTGAATGCGATCAGCGAGTTGTTCCGGCCGCAGGCTCCGCACggtggaaggagaaaagtctTGTACTTTTTAAACCTTGGGAAATTTCATGTGTACGAGCAGTTGCTCCTAGAGGAGTGTCTCTATCGAATGAGTAGCCTTCTCAGCCAGGGCCAAAACAACGTCGGCTTTGTTCTCATCAATGATACATATTCCAGTGCGAAGGAGCAACAAGGCAAAGATGGATTAACTTCATCAGAGAACAAGTGTGTGGTTTTTGGCATCAGTGGGAAAGTATCAAATTTTATAAAGGATGTTAACTACAttggtaaaaataatattgcACTCATTAGGAGATACACAGGAGGGGGCACGGTGTACATTAACAACAATTGTCTTATGTTCAGCTTAATACTGCCATTACATTTTGCAGAGGAAAGGCAGTTGTATCCTTGCAACGTGACAGAATGGGTTTTCAATTCATTTTATCATCCCGTCTTTAACTCTCCATctggggaggaagaaaaggaagaagaagaaaaaaaaaaaaaaaaaaaaaaaaattccaacaaATTCTACCATCACGAAAACGATTATGTACATCACTCTTACGATCATGTGAAAGATGAAATTATTATGAGAAAGGTTGGAGGAAACGCACAAGCCTTTtctaaaaattattttgtccacCATACATCCTTCCTGTGGTCATGTGATTACGATGAAATGGAAAGAGTTATTGTTAACCCTTCGAAGCAACCTCAAtacagaaataaaagaaatcaCAGAGACTTTTTAACCTCCATGGAGGAATGCCTACCTGGTCGTGGAAACACCCCAATGGGGCTCATTGGAAAATTCGTCTCAAACATACGAAGGTTAATTAATCAAcggaatgataaaaataattactcCTTATGGCAGTTTAATGAAATCCATTTGGGTATCCATGGGAATTCTCCAATTGCTGAAGGTGCTCAGATCTTTGATCAAGTACACACGGTGGATGTAGACATTTGGAAGAAGCTTTTCCGTTCCTTCAGTAGCAGCGAGGAGACGAAGAATCTTCGGTCGACGCGTTTGTTGGATCCCCTTGGGAAGGTGATATCCGACGATGCCTTCTGCGAgccctccttcattttgcgGTGA
- a CDS encoding thioredoxin reductase, putative: MNKRLASLAISSIKLEASQHLFVREVRLFLHSSGFARASIPPRKIIEQLRHPVKSPRWHIESLQRRNFFQVFLKETMSNAKSENPKYGHAQMEGKNALEKGGTHPNQSNNHECKSQGECNYDYDYVVIGGGPGGMASAKEAASHGAKVLLFDYVKPSNKGTKWGIGGTCVNVGCVPKKLMHYAGNMGSLFKMDSNPYGWSYNNLIHNWGKLVTTVQSHIRSLNFSYMTGLRSSKVKYMNGLASLKDEHTVSYYLKGDMSKEELVTAKYILIATGCRPSIPDDVEGAKELSITSDDIFSMKKDPGKTLIVGASYVALECAGFLNSLGYDVTVAVRSIVLRGFDSQCALKVKIYMEEQGVLFKHGVLPKKLSKMEGEKISVLFNDGTTELFDTVLYATGRKGDIDMLNLDQVKIQVNKNTNKIITNEVSCTNISNIFAVGDVAVDVPELAPVAIKAGEILARRLFNQSEEIMDYTFIPTSIYTPIEYGTCGYSEEKAYEIFGTSNVEVFLQEFNNLEISAVHREKHVRAQKDQYDTDVSSTCLSKLVCLKNEDNRVVGFHYVGPNAGEITQGMALALRLKAKKSDFDKCIGIHPTDAESFMNLTITRSSGLSFAAKGGCGGGKCG; this comes from the coding sequence ATGAACAAGAGGCTTGCCAGCCTGGCCATATCGTCCATCAAGCTGGAAGCATCGCAACATCTCTTTGTGAGAGAGGTGAGGCTTTTTCTGCATAGCAGTGGATTTGCCCGAGCAAGTATTCCACCTCGAAAAATCATCGAACAATTGAGGCATCCAGTAAAATCCCCACGTTGGCATATTGAGTCCCTCCAGAGGAGAAATTTCTTCCAAGTATTTTTGAAAGAAACGATGAGTAACGCAAAGAGCGAGAACCCAAAATACGGACATGCGCAgatggaagggaaaaacgCATTGGAGAAGGGAGGAACTCACCCTAATCAAAGTAACAACCACGAATGTAAATCCCAGGGAGAGTGCAATTATGATTACGACTATGTGGTTATCGGGGGAGGCCCCGGTGGAATGGCATCCGCGAAGGAGGCAGCGTCACATGGAGCAAAGGTACTCCTTTTCGATTATGTTAAGCCAAGTAACAAAGGAACCAAGTGGGGAATAGGAGGCACCTGTGTGAATGTCGGTTGTGTGCCAAAGAAATTAATGCATTACGCAGGAAATATGGGTAGCCTTTTCAAGATGGATTCTAATCCATACGGTTGGTCTTATAACAATTTAATTCATAACTGGGGGAAGCTAGTTACCACGGTTCAGTCACATATACGTTCTCTAAATTTTAGCTACATGACTGGACTTAGATCCTCTAAGGTGAAGTACATGAACGGATTAGCCAGTCTGAAGGATGAACATACGGTGTCGTATTACCTAAAGGGAGACATGTCTAAGGAAGAGTTGGTTACGGCCAAGTACATTCTCATCGCTACCGGGTGTAGACCAAGTATCCCAGACGATGTGGAAGGAGCAAAAGAACTTAGCATTACATCAGacgatattttttctatgaaGAAGGATCCAGGAAAAACTCTAATTGTTGGAGCTTCTTACGTTGCTTTAGAGTGTGCAGGATTTTTGAACTCATTAGGATATGATGTCACCGTTGCAGTGAGGTCCATTGTATTGCGAGGGTTTGATTCTCAGTGTGCACTCAAGGTAAAGATTTACATGGAGGAACAGGGGGTTCTCTTCAAACATGGGGTTCTTCCAAAGAAGTTATCGAAaatggagggagaaaaaatatctgTTCTCTTCAATGATGGAACCACTGAGCTATTTGATACCGTTCTCTACGCaacaggaaggaaaggagacaTCGACATGCTCAATCTGGATCAGGTCAAAATACaagttaataaaaatacaaacaaaATTATTACCAATGAGGTTAGCTGCACAAATATTTCGAATATCTTTGCCGTGGGGGATGTGGCAGTTGATGTTCCTGAGTTAGCACCTGTAGCTATCAAAGCGGGGGAGATTTTAGCCAGGAGGTTATTTAACCAATCGGAAGAAATTATGGACTACACATTCATACCGACATCTATTTATACACCCATCGAGTATGGAACTTGTGGATATTCAGAAGAAAAGGCGTACGAAATTTTTGGCACATCCAATGTAGAAGTGTTCCTTCAAGAGTTTAACAATTTAGAAATATCTGCTGTGCATAGGGAGAAGCATGTTCGAGCACAGAAGGATCAGTATGATACAGATGTGAGTAGCACCTGCTTGTCCAAACTcgtttgtttaaaaaatgaagacaatCGGGTGGTTGGTTTTCATTATGTGGGTCCTAATGCCGGAGAAATTACTCAGGGTATGGCTCTCGCCTTAAGACTGAAGGCTAAAAAGAGCGATTTCGATAAATGCATCGGCATTCACCCCACCGATGCTGAGTCTTTCATGAACCTCACGATCACGCGATCGTCGGGACTGTCCTTTGCTGCCAAGGGGGGCTGCGGCGGGGGCAAGTGTGGCTAA
- a CDS encoding polyadenylate-binding protein 2, putative, which yields MDPMNLDQMNHDKGNNNGPNFSVPVEDISTIDKEFSDLQKLKMMNEGADMQMNHSGGLDSHEMEQEEINNRSIFVGNVDYSTQPEELQSLFSECGLINRVTILVNKNTGHSKGYAYIEFADASSVRTALSLSESFFKKRQIKVCSKRRNIPGFNRPRISPFRGRSIKPSFAPRGRLRQPSFRPFYRGRGSYRKIVSNPYDRA from the exons ATGGATCCAATGAACCTAGACCAAATGAATCACGACAAGGGAAACAACAACGGGCCAAATTTTAGTGTACCCGTTGAAGACATAAGCACCATCGACAAGGAATTTAGTGATTTGCAAAAGTTGAAG ATGATGAATGAAGGTGCAGACATGCAAATGAACCACTCGGGTGGCCTCGACTCGCACGAGATGGAGCAAGAGGAGATAAACAACCGATCCATATTTGTTGGGAAC GTTGACTATTCTACCCAACCGGAAGAACTACAGTCTCTTTTTTCGGAGTGCGGTCTAATAAACCGAGTGACCATATTGGTGAACAAAAATACGGGACACTCAAAGGG ATATGCCTACATTGAATTCGCGGATGCGTCATCCGTACGAACGGCACTATCCCTATCCGAGTCCTTTTTCAAGAAAAGACAAATTAAG GTTTGCAGCAAAAGGCGAAACATTCCTGGATTTAACCGACCGAGGATTAGCCCCTTTAGGGGTCGATCTATAAAGCCGAGCTTTGCCCCCAGGGGAAG ACTGAGACAACCCAGCTTCAGACCTTTCTACCGCGGAAGAGGATCATACAGAAAAATCGTCTCGAACCCTTACGATCGGGCCTGA
- a CDS encoding patatin-like phospholipase, putative, producing MKTPEFSLDSLKKKRKKRKKKLDYEKLSAHYFLKLPIFIILLIVFFLNAFIYILIRFCIFICENVAFFLITKYTDFCRCLRRRSSGQAEGRANGESHDQSGKCNGRKRTHDNMYHPQGIDKAEESIFKIDRLMRSCSSYKDYIKYAYRMDELTGKTIHINENDDYINTYDVNLLKKTTQRIKKNMKNNDVLRLLEDIKVATSPTIKAIFKEKYYCKTYSTPHIIVTDFITHVMDGLEYVDRYVHQQKETNLSYVFSDEYLLIKRIFKDIFRQWGNTALFLSGGAILGLHHFGVLEVFLKSSINVNYFEECSAGGAQPTRMEPTRGNESAKERQTAQPGETSQPNQPSQLSNQENTQTQEECRASCASKDKGGTHAESVGCRTKVGPHPPDAKPSKGKDAKRSANGEKGKTSKVDLIKKFLFSGSRLCKNSGYTPMEGEKREGTTPISIPSEGSSGEFTFSSSNSSLCEVDLASVIGEGGGETVGRNARDGNSAGTVRNEGDGSNAGNVRNVRNERDGSNVSYRNGEGDTPRQMNNHIKGDERPSPNGFSNNPSKSSIPPANQDDFVPNFEDNILPQIICGTSAGSIVAAWVCSRTNKELLEEFNIEFIYEIVSCFSSENWLYSFFNIYRKGNFYDIDKIVKLIHNLYGDMTFLEAFIKTNLVLNITVTRAESGNSNFPCDEDGHMVLNYMNSPNVLIYTAVLASCSFPYLLQPFKLLEKKYNRENVHRFMSVKEVSNAKFILNSNSAFKQTSHLRETEVGPSGVTTASPASDIEESSGTSDTSHSKHSSVLSDSATQSDSGKGELSKGTHNTRKKNFLVRGKDEGDARKRIFGKGNPFQSVRLNLNLNLNLSGCSDDSKGKKGGKDTGVVPPGTNSATTYTNSVDTLQSKGRSKNGTVEGGCKDVGKDQNDADEENHSEGDERNNKANECIDLNEYKNINLLDEEYTIINSVQFKNTYFHDGSLKSDIPAHNLNQILSVKYKIVSQVNPHVFPFTGVRVHGEAGKPVKWRGNSGHWRGGFLMSSMEILFKENMRYILRLMALLDLSPTIRGLNAGSIAMQNYNGDITLHPKRLYLRHFKLISVSNYDDVEWYIQQGRQMTFQKLPLILNRMKIEKKLIKMKKSFF from the exons ATGAAAACGCCCGAATTCAGTCTAGATTCGCTGAAGAAGAagcgaaagaaaaggaagaagaagttggaCTATGAAAAGCTCAGTGCACACTATTTCTTGAAATTGCCTATTTTTATAATCCTCTTGATTGTATTTTTCCTGAACgcctttatatatatattgatAAGGTTCTGTATCTTTATTTGCGAAAATGTAGCATTTTTCCTGATAACAAAGTACACTGATTTTTGTCGATGTTTGAGGAGGAGGTCAAGTGGTCAGGCAGAAGGTCGGGCAAATGGTGAGTCACACGATCAGTCTGGAAAATgcaatggaagaaaaagaacgcaTGACAATATGTATCATCCACAAGGCATAGACAAGGCAGAAGAAAGCATTTTTAAGATAGACAGACTAATGCGGTCATGCAGTAGTTACAAAGATTAcataaaatatgcatatcGAATGGATGAACTGACAGGGAAAACAATTCacataaatgaaaatgatgattatataaatacatatgatGTGaatttactaaaaaaaacaacccagagaataaaaaaaaatatgaagaacaATGATGTGTTGAGGCTATTGGAAGATATAAAAGTAGCTACCTCACCAACCATTAAGGCTATTTTTAAGGAGAAGTATTATTGCAAGACATATTCTACTCCCCATATTATAGTAACTGATTTTATAACGCATGTGATGGATGGATTGGAATATGTAGATCGCTATGTGCATCAACAGAAGGAAACCAACTTGAGTTATGTATTCTCCGATGAATATTTATTGATTAAGCGAATTTTTAAGGATATTTTTCGCCAGTGGGGGAATACTGCTTTGTTTCTCAGCGGAGGCGCCATTTTAGGTCTCCACCATTTTGGCGTCCTGGAGGTTTTTCTAAAATCGTCAATTAATGTAAACTATTTTGAGGAGTGCTCGGCCGGGGGTGCGCAGCCTACTCGGATGGAGCCTACTCGAGGGAATGAATCTGCGAAGGAGAGGCAAACTGCTCAACCTGGTGAGACTAGTCAACCGAATCAGCCAAGTCAACTTAGTAATCAGGAGAATACACAAACCCAGGAGGAGTGTAGAGCGAGCTGCGCATCTAAAGATAAAGGAGGCACCCATGCCGAAAGTGTTGGGTGCAGAACAAAAGTAGGGCCCCACCCCCCAGATGCTAAGCCATCGAAAGGGAAGGATGCAAAGAGATCggcaaatggagaaaaaggaaagacgaGCAAAGTAGACCTAATTAAGAAATTCCTTTTTAGTGGCAGCCGCCTTTGCAAGAATTCGGGATACACCCCTATGGAGGGGGAGAAGCGTGAGGGAACGACGCCCATAAGTATTCCTAGCGAGGGAAGCTCGGGTGAGTTCACCTTCAGTAGTAGCAACTCCTCGTTGTGCGAGGTGGACTTGGCCTCTGTGATCGGTGAGGGGGGCGGTGAGACAGTGGGAAGGAATGCACGTGATGGAAATAGTGCGGGTACTGTACGTAATGAAGGTGATGGTAGCAATGCAGGTAATGTACGTAATGTACGTAATGAACGTGATGGTAGCAATGTAAGTTATAGAAATGGTGAAGGGGATACCCCCCGCCAGATGAATAACCACATCAAGGGAGACGAGAGGCCCAGCCCAAATGGCTTCTCAAATAACCCCTCCAAGAGTAGTATCCCCCCCGCAAACCAAGATGATTTCGTGCCAAACTTCGAAGACAACATTCTTCCGCAAATTATATGTGGGACATCAGCAGGAAGCATTGTCGCAGCATGGGTGTGCTCTAGAACGAACAAAGAGTTGTTAGAGGAATTTAACATCGAGTTCATTTATGAAATAGTTTCTTGTTTTTCATCCGAAAATTGGCTttactcattttttaatatttatcGAAAGGGAAATTTTTACGACATCGATAAAATTGTGAAGCTTATTCATAACCTCTATGGTGACATGACATTTCTAGAGGCTTTCATTAAAACGAACTTGGTGTTAAATATAACTGTCACGAGAGCAGAGTCTGGAAATAGTAATTTCCCATGTGATGAGGATGGACATATGGTTTTGAATTATATGAACAGTCCAAATGTGTTAATTTATACTGCTGTGTTGGCTAgctgttcttttccttacctcCTGCAGCCATTTAAATTGTTGGAGAAAAAGTACAACAGAGAAAACGTGCATAGATTCATGTCCGTTAAGGAGGTGAGTAATGCCAAGTTCATCCTCAATAGCAATAGTGCTTTTAAGCAGACGAGCCATTTGAGGGAGACAGAGGTTGGGCCCAGCGGGGTTACCACGGCCAGTCCTGCAAGTGATATTGAAGAAAGCAGTGGAACAAGCGATACGAGCCATTCCAAGCATTCGAGCGTGTTGTCGGATAGCGCCACGCAGTCTGATTCAGGAAAAGGCGAACTCTCCAAGGGTACACATAACACGCGGAAGAAGAACTTCCTGGTACGCGGGAAAGATGAGGGGGATGCGAGGAAGAGGATTTTTGGCAAGGGTAATCCCTTCCAGAGCGTGCGCCTGAACTTGAACTTGAACTTGAACTTGTCGGGATGCTCAGATGActcaaaagggaagaaggggggaaaagacaCAGGGGTGGTTCCTCCAGGCACGAATAGCGCGACGACCTATACCAATAGCGTGGACACCTTACAGAGCAAGGGTAGGAGCAAAAACGGAACGGTGGAAGGAGGTTGCAAAGATGTAGGAAAGGATCAAAATGACGCAGATGAAGAGAACCATTCGGAAGGAGATGAACGAAATAACAAAGCGAATGAGTGCATAGACCTCAatgaatacaaaaatataaatctCCTTGACGAGGAGTATACCATAATAAACAGCGTGCAGTTCAAGAATACCTACTTCCATGATGGATCCCTGAAAAGCGACATTCCGGCCCATAATTTGAATCAGATATTATCGGTGAAGTACAAAATCGTTTCGCAGGTGAATCCTCATGTATTCCCGTTCACAGGGGTTCGGGTTCACGGGGAAGCCGGGAAGCCCGTAAAATGGAGGGGTAACTCTGGTCATTGGAGGGGTGGATTTCTAATGTCGTCCATggaaatattatttaaaGAGAACATGCGATATATTTTGAGGCTCATGGCGTTGCTGGACTTGTCTCCTACAATCCGGGGTCTGAACGCCGGTTCCATCGCGATGCAG AATTACAACGGAGACATCACCCTGCACCCGAAGCGCCTCTACCTCAGGCACTTCAAGTTAATCAGCGTGTCAAACTACGACGACGTGGAATGGTACATACAGCAGGGAAGACAGATGACCTTCCAGAAACTTCCTCTCATTCTGAACAGAATGAAAATAGAGAAGAAGTTGATTAAGATGAAGAAGTCGTTCTTTTGA